In Myxococcus stipitatus, the following are encoded in one genomic region:
- a CDS encoding ATP-binding cassette domain-containing protein: MTPPRRRRSIIPEVIQISATDCGPASLKSLFAGMGVELNYRVLREVCQTDVDGTSIVTLDEVSNQLGLDAEEVMLPLDHVALVEAKALPAIIVTLSAGGRPHFVVLWNRVGPFIQVMDPAAGRHWTRISTLQSHLYQHTTSVPAAGWREWAGSEEAVATFERRLLNLGATQARALVARALEDSSHLSIARLDAACRASEAMIRAGAVRRGSTAAGLLQSMIAKDASGEVPIPAAYWSVRPNPEVEGELSMTGAVLMRVRGWREASGDGEGAPKAVLASDLATELVAKQVSPARTLLRLRDEDSWVVPGLIAVGLVFATFGRLLQALMLRGVLDLGRDLGTFAQRATGMAVLAGVALCIMLIQLPVSLGLLGIGRRLEVRLRKAYFEKLPEMEDRYFQSRLASDMASRTHNIQAMRSLPLLLAQALVLSLEVASLTVALIWAAPHAWGIVLALAAVTLLVPLLVQKLLFEPDLRVQMHSGALSGFTLNALVGLTPIRIHGAERSLRRAQETLLVSWTQARYWLQTLSVGFEGGLMLASYGLVMLLVYSYLEGTERASLVLLVVYWALRFPILGQRLMVLSRAFPNAMNRVRRLLDVIGDIKEPRALPESPAKEPVAPADAASGVAITMEKVRVKGGGHTILDKVSLSIAPGEHVAIVGVSGAGKSTLVGLLLGWLRPARGEIKVDGQVLDQAAVERLRRTTAWVDPAISLWNQSLIDNLRYGNDGAQGWSLSGALKGAEMLDILEALPAGLQTSLGEGGGLVSGGQGQRVRLARAMLRSGVRLAILDEPFRGLDRDRRARLLAESRRLWADITLFCVTHDVEHTQEFDRVLVIENGRVLENGPPKELLANKGSRYAALLRADQENRTLLWGGGHWRNWWLSDGQLVERTVPKPVETPVAEPVAGGLELVG, encoded by the coding sequence ATGACTCCCCCCAGGCGCCGGCGCTCGATCATTCCCGAGGTGATCCAGATCTCGGCGACGGACTGCGGTCCCGCTTCGCTCAAGAGCCTGTTCGCGGGAATGGGCGTCGAGCTCAACTATCGCGTCCTGCGCGAAGTGTGTCAGACGGACGTCGACGGCACCTCGATCGTCACCTTGGACGAAGTGTCGAACCAGCTCGGGCTCGACGCCGAGGAGGTGATGCTTCCGCTCGATCACGTGGCGCTCGTGGAAGCCAAGGCACTCCCCGCCATCATCGTCACGCTCAGCGCGGGAGGACGGCCGCACTTCGTCGTGCTGTGGAACCGCGTCGGCCCATTCATCCAGGTCATGGACCCGGCGGCGGGCCGTCACTGGACCCGGATTTCGACGCTGCAGAGCCACCTGTACCAGCACACCACGTCCGTTCCGGCGGCCGGCTGGCGCGAATGGGCCGGGTCCGAGGAGGCGGTCGCGACGTTCGAGCGCCGCCTGCTGAACCTGGGAGCGACGCAGGCGCGGGCGCTGGTTGCCCGGGCGCTCGAGGACTCCAGCCACCTGTCCATCGCCAGGCTCGATGCCGCGTGCCGGGCCTCCGAAGCGATGATTCGCGCGGGCGCCGTCCGGCGAGGCTCGACGGCGGCGGGGCTGCTGCAATCCATGATTGCGAAGGACGCTTCCGGCGAAGTGCCCATTCCCGCTGCCTATTGGTCTGTTCGCCCCAACCCCGAGGTGGAGGGTGAGCTGTCGATGACCGGCGCGGTGCTGATGCGCGTGCGCGGTTGGCGCGAGGCGTCGGGCGATGGCGAAGGCGCGCCGAAAGCCGTGCTCGCGAGCGACCTCGCAACGGAGCTCGTCGCCAAGCAGGTGAGCCCCGCGCGAACGCTGCTCCGCCTGCGAGACGAGGATTCGTGGGTCGTTCCGGGCCTGATTGCGGTGGGCTTGGTGTTCGCCACCTTCGGGCGGCTCCTGCAAGCGCTGATGCTCCGGGGCGTGCTCGACCTGGGGCGCGACCTTGGCACGTTCGCGCAGCGCGCGACGGGCATGGCCGTTCTCGCGGGCGTCGCGCTCTGCATCATGCTCATCCAGCTCCCCGTCTCATTGGGATTGCTCGGCATCGGCCGCCGGCTCGAGGTGCGGCTGCGGAAGGCGTATTTCGAGAAGCTCCCCGAGATGGAGGACCGCTATTTCCAGAGCCGGCTCGCCTCCGACATGGCGTCTCGCACGCACAACATCCAGGCGATGCGGTCGCTGCCGCTCCTGCTCGCGCAGGCCTTGGTCCTGTCGCTCGAAGTCGCGAGCCTCACTGTCGCGCTCATCTGGGCCGCACCGCATGCGTGGGGCATCGTGCTCGCGCTCGCGGCGGTCACGCTGCTCGTGCCCCTGCTCGTGCAGAAGCTGCTCTTCGAGCCCGACCTGCGCGTGCAGATGCACTCAGGCGCGCTCAGTGGCTTCACCCTGAACGCGCTCGTCGGGCTCACGCCGATCCGCATCCACGGCGCCGAACGTTCGCTGCGCCGCGCGCAGGAGACCTTGCTCGTCAGCTGGACCCAAGCGCGCTATTGGCTCCAGACACTCTCGGTCGGGTTCGAAGGCGGGCTGATGCTGGCGAGCTACGGCTTGGTCATGCTGCTCGTCTATTCGTACCTCGAGGGCACCGAGCGGGCTTCGCTGGTGTTGTTGGTCGTCTACTGGGCGCTGCGCTTCCCCATCCTCGGCCAGCGGCTGATGGTGCTGAGCCGCGCGTTCCCGAATGCGATGAACCGGGTTCGCCGGCTCCTCGACGTCATCGGAGACATCAAGGAGCCGCGGGCCCTGCCCGAGTCGCCAGCGAAGGAGCCTGTCGCGCCCGCGGACGCCGCGAGCGGCGTTGCGATCACGATGGAGAAGGTCCGCGTGAAAGGCGGCGGTCACACCATCCTCGACAAGGTCTCCTTGAGCATCGCCCCCGGCGAGCACGTGGCCATCGTGGGTGTATCGGGAGCAGGCAAGTCGACGCTGGTCGGCCTTCTGCTCGGCTGGCTCCGGCCGGCGCGCGGAGAGATCAAGGTCGACGGGCAGGTGCTCGACCAGGCCGCTGTCGAGCGGTTGCGGCGCACCACAGCCTGGGTGGACCCGGCAATCAGTCTCTGGAACCAGAGCCTCATCGACAACCTCCGGTATGGCAACGACGGCGCGCAAGGCTGGTCACTGTCTGGGGCGCTCAAGGGCGCCGAGATGCTCGACATCCTCGAGGCGCTCCCAGCCGGGCTGCAGACGTCGTTGGGCGAAGGCGGAGGACTCGTCTCTGGCGGCCAAGGTCAGCGCGTGCGCCTGGCGCGCGCGATGCTGCGCTCCGGCGTGCGCCTGGCCATCCTCGACGAGCCCTTTCGCGGTCTGGATCGCGACCGGCGCGCGCGGCTCCTGGCCGAGTCCCGGCGGCTCTGGGCAGACATCACCCTCTTCTGTGTCACCCACGACGTCGAGCACACCCAAGAGTTTGACCGCGTGCTCGTGATCGAGAACGGTCGGGTCCTCGAGAACGGGCCCCCGAAGGAGCTGCTCGCGAACAAAGGCTCGCGATACGCCGCGCTGCTTCGCGCCGACCAGGAGAATCGCACGCTGCTCTGGGGCGGTGGGCACTGGCGCAACTGGTGGCTTTCGGACGGCCAACTGGTGGAGCGGACGGTGCCGAAGCCGGTGGAGACGCCGGTCGCGGAGCCCGTCGCGGGCGGATTGGAGCTGGTGGGATGA
- a CDS encoding ABC transporter ATP-binding protein codes for MTHSPSNLLWPVERLPDALEQLAQKQGYGRAAGEIAPPAEAVEPSRVWMFALGDRLGVELEPITPLYHELPDVLERAAPCILQVRRDGVPSYLVLLGTRRGKLRLLTRDATVVSVQMKDALALLREEQEATVAEVDQLLGGVEMSPRARERARSRMLLQRLGQAQLRTGWLMRPRRTASLRTLLGDIPSLVAGILVSHTLLSLVLAGSFWLLGRAALQAHLETGWFLGWIAVIACAIPLRMLEVWWQGVFSIRLGTLLKQQLLAGTLKLTPDEVRLDGIGRHFGRVAEAEVVEQLAVGGALLAVLSLVDLILAGVILVLGAGGWLQATVLILWIGVAFVLARRHYAVQRTWSSARVEITHDLLERMLGHRTRLAQLPLERWHDGEDVRLSAYSELSKVMDRRTNQLTALLRDGWLVLALLTLLPAFSSGTADASALAVSVGGVLLALRAFDEVAVFFQQVSQAAVSFEQIRDLLFAVGRPELESKVPLEMEGGKLTEAAGETLIEARGVTFRHDARTRPVLENCSFQIAQGDRILLEGPSGGGKSTLVSLLTGMRTPQGGVMLLHALDRATFGSSGWRKRITAAPQFHENHVLSGSFAYNLLLGREWPTSPELRAKAAALCKELGLDELVAKMPAGLEEMIGETGWQLSHGEKSRLYIARTLLQGVELVILDESFASLDPETMRVAQRCVLNHAKALVVVSHP; via the coding sequence ATGACTCACTCGCCCTCCAACCTGTTGTGGCCGGTCGAGCGACTGCCCGACGCGCTGGAGCAGCTGGCGCAGAAGCAAGGCTATGGCAGGGCCGCAGGCGAGATTGCTCCGCCCGCGGAGGCCGTCGAGCCGAGCCGGGTCTGGATGTTCGCGCTTGGAGATCGACTCGGCGTGGAGCTCGAGCCGATCACTCCGCTCTACCACGAGCTGCCCGACGTCCTCGAACGCGCCGCGCCCTGCATCCTCCAGGTCCGGCGAGACGGCGTCCCCTCCTACCTGGTGCTGCTGGGGACGCGGCGCGGGAAGCTGCGCCTGCTCACGCGCGACGCCACGGTGGTTTCGGTCCAGATGAAGGACGCGCTCGCGCTCCTGCGCGAAGAGCAGGAGGCCACTGTCGCCGAGGTGGACCAGCTGCTCGGCGGCGTGGAGATGTCGCCCCGTGCGCGCGAGCGCGCCCGCTCCCGGATGCTGCTGCAGCGGCTCGGCCAGGCGCAGCTGCGCACCGGATGGCTCATGCGCCCTCGGCGCACCGCGAGCCTGCGGACGCTGCTCGGCGACATCCCGTCGCTCGTCGCCGGCATCCTCGTGAGCCACACGCTCCTTTCGCTGGTGCTGGCGGGCTCGTTCTGGTTGCTCGGTCGCGCCGCGCTCCAGGCCCACCTCGAGACCGGCTGGTTCCTGGGGTGGATCGCCGTGATTGCCTGCGCGATACCGCTGCGCATGCTCGAGGTGTGGTGGCAGGGCGTGTTCTCGATTCGCCTCGGAACGCTGCTGAAGCAGCAGCTGCTCGCGGGAACCCTCAAGCTGACCCCCGACGAGGTGCGGCTCGACGGCATCGGCCGCCATTTCGGCCGCGTCGCCGAGGCCGAGGTCGTCGAGCAGCTCGCGGTCGGCGGCGCCCTGCTCGCGGTGTTGTCGCTCGTCGACTTGATCCTGGCGGGCGTCATCCTCGTGCTCGGGGCGGGCGGGTGGCTCCAGGCGACGGTGCTCATCCTGTGGATCGGCGTCGCGTTCGTCCTCGCGCGCCGCCACTACGCCGTCCAGCGCACGTGGTCGAGCGCCCGCGTCGAAATCACCCATGACCTGCTCGAGCGCATGCTCGGCCATCGAACGCGGCTCGCGCAGCTCCCACTCGAGCGCTGGCACGATGGCGAGGACGTACGCTTGAGCGCCTACTCCGAGCTCTCGAAGGTCATGGACCGCCGGACCAACCAGCTGACCGCGCTCCTGCGCGACGGCTGGTTGGTGCTCGCGCTGTTGACCTTGCTGCCGGCGTTCAGCAGCGGAACGGCCGATGCCAGCGCGCTGGCGGTGTCCGTGGGTGGCGTCTTGCTCGCGCTGCGAGCCTTCGACGAGGTCGCCGTCTTCTTCCAGCAGGTCTCCCAGGCCGCGGTGTCCTTCGAGCAGATCCGCGACTTGTTGTTCGCGGTGGGCCGCCCCGAGCTCGAATCGAAAGTCCCTCTCGAAATGGAGGGAGGCAAGCTCACCGAAGCCGCCGGAGAGACCCTCATCGAGGCGCGGGGTGTGACGTTCCGGCACGACGCGCGCACCCGGCCGGTGCTCGAGAACTGCTCGTTCCAGATCGCGCAGGGCGACCGCATCCTGTTGGAGGGCCCTTCGGGTGGTGGCAAGTCGACGCTGGTCTCGCTGCTCACGGGCATGAGGACGCCGCAAGGCGGGGTGATGCTGTTGCACGCGTTGGACCGCGCGACGTTCGGCTCCTCGGGCTGGCGCAAGCGCATCACCGCCGCACCGCAGTTCCATGAGAACCACGTCCTGTCCGGCAGCTTCGCGTACAACCTCCTGCTCGGACGCGAGTGGCCGACCTCACCCGAGCTGCGGGCCAAGGCCGCCGCGCTGTGCAAGGAGCTCGGGCTGGACGAGCTTGTCGCCAAGATGCCCGCCGGCCTCGAGGAGATGATTGGAGAGACCGGCTGGCAACTCTCGCACGGCGAGAAGAGCCGGCTCTACATCGCGCGCACGCTGCTGCAGGGGGTCGAGCTGGTCATCCTCGACGAGAGCTTCGCCTCCCTCGACCCCGAGACCATGCGGGTCGCGCAGCGCTGCGTCCTCAACCACGCCAAGGCCCTCGTGGTCGTCAGCCACCCATGA
- a CDS encoding TolC family protein, whose product MRLRFALALLSTFCAGCELVHPVVVKPPLAPSHYSTDVDLRTEPSQPPSGPGGEVPSPRPSNEGVPAQPAERVTQEEVWWSAFADPALDTAIQECFRNNLILHDVRGLIYENQLDPTVPQGWWYPLQVGIINPAGLRHINANVPPTPATQIEYDIATGDFGVTYQVDLFGNLAAQRSAGLNFAEQQRQLTEGRVQDLALRITQVWFDILEARALRDLTLRQIDYNKELLRLIQVRFEQHLTPRLVVLQQEQLLVNLESQVPLISTRNALLNSELKALLGRVPSPADDIVPLERQLPDLPPPPELGTPGDLNVNTPEMRLAELRVAEVEHRINANRASWLPTIQLVGSVGAARIGLSEPAFAQSLVGVNLTWVLFDGRRFTEHLQLPMQLERRKTQYQLALNTAIGRVQDAVVQEENEATSLRSLRTQVQLGRQLLDEARRLFEQGQSDYLTVLTALTNLVGLERASLQAQRQLLNHRVQVYRSLGGTWSRDVTLNRE is encoded by the coding sequence ATGAGACTTCGATTCGCGCTCGCCCTCCTCTCGACGTTCTGCGCCGGCTGCGAGCTGGTCCATCCCGTCGTCGTCAAACCGCCGCTGGCCCCGAGTCACTACTCGACCGACGTCGATCTGCGCACCGAGCCGTCCCAACCGCCCAGCGGGCCCGGGGGCGAGGTTCCAAGCCCGCGGCCGTCGAACGAGGGCGTGCCCGCGCAGCCAGCCGAGCGCGTCACCCAGGAGGAGGTCTGGTGGTCGGCGTTCGCCGATCCGGCTCTCGACACGGCCATCCAGGAGTGCTTCCGCAACAACTTGATCCTCCACGACGTGCGGGGGCTGATCTACGAGAACCAGCTCGACCCCACGGTGCCGCAAGGATGGTGGTACCCACTCCAGGTCGGCATCATCAACCCGGCGGGGCTGAGGCACATCAACGCCAACGTTCCGCCCACGCCGGCAACCCAGATTGAGTACGACATCGCCACCGGCGACTTCGGCGTGACCTATCAGGTCGACCTGTTCGGAAACCTCGCCGCGCAGCGGAGCGCGGGATTGAACTTCGCCGAGCAGCAGCGGCAGCTCACCGAGGGCCGCGTCCAGGACCTCGCGCTGCGAATCACCCAGGTCTGGTTCGATATCCTCGAGGCCCGGGCGCTCCGCGACCTCACGCTGCGGCAGATCGACTACAACAAGGAGCTGCTCCGGCTGATTCAAGTTCGGTTCGAGCAGCACCTCACGCCCCGGCTCGTGGTGTTGCAGCAGGAGCAGCTGCTGGTGAACCTCGAATCGCAGGTGCCGCTGATCTCCACCCGGAACGCGCTCTTGAACTCGGAGCTGAAGGCGCTGCTGGGCCGGGTCCCCAGCCCCGCGGACGACATCGTTCCACTCGAGCGACAGCTTCCCGATCTCCCGCCTCCGCCAGAGCTCGGAACTCCGGGCGACCTGAACGTGAACACGCCCGAGATGCGGCTCGCGGAGCTGCGCGTCGCCGAGGTCGAGCACCGTATCAACGCGAACCGGGCGAGCTGGCTTCCGACCATCCAGCTGGTGGGCAGCGTGGGCGCCGCGAGGATAGGCCTGTCGGAGCCGGCCTTCGCCCAGTCCCTCGTCGGGGTGAACCTGACGTGGGTCCTGTTCGATGGAAGGCGATTCACCGAGCACTTGCAGCTGCCGATGCAGCTCGAGCGGCGCAAGACCCAATACCAGCTCGCGCTGAACACCGCGATCGGACGGGTGCAGGATGCGGTGGTGCAGGAGGAGAACGAGGCGACGAGCCTGCGCAGCCTGCGTACGCAGGTCCAGTTGGGGCGGCAGCTGCTGGACGAGGCGAGGCGGCTCTTCGAGCAGGGGCAATCGGACTATCTGACGGTGCTCACCGCCCTGACGAATCTGGTCGGGCTCGAGCGCGCGAGCCTGCAAGCGCAACGGCAGCTGCTCAACCATCGCGTCCAGGTCTATCGCTCGCTCGGCGGCACCTGGTCGCGCGACGTCACACTGAATCGGGAGTGA